Proteins encoded within one genomic window of Fragaria vesca subsp. vesca linkage group LG1, FraVesHawaii_1.0, whole genome shotgun sequence:
- the LOC101295569 gene encoding uncharacterized protein LOC101295569, whose amino-acid sequence MSPSTAFKYLVIQRCNNLTRIQISDANLVSFVNEADGLQSNKVDLHLKNLPLLVEVSLGGRRSIDFLEVAFQICCCLAQLEVLKLNEFSMIYRRESVFPTLCNLKHLELPLHEDDDSALLQLSSFMKAAPLLHTLVLQLRYSMRRKGPFPNKKAAKCLHNNLKVVEIVRYIYTCTTRHIDLVKYVTKAAMNLEKIVFHSDCDRDYRSRVRLVQTEFELVERRKECLSHVRMIKKKLPASVEVVCL is encoded by the exons ATGAGTCCATCAACTGCATTCAAGTACTTGGTCATACAGCGATGTAACAATCTTACAAGAATTCAGATTTCTGATGCAAATCTTGTTTCATTCGTTAATGAGGCAGATGGGTTGCAGTCTAATAAGGTAGATTTGCATCTTAAGAATCTACCGCTTCTTGTTGAGGTATCTCTTGGTGGAAGACGTTCAATTGATTTCTTAGAAGTTGCCTTCCAAATCTGTTGCTGTCTTGCACAATTAGAGGTTCTCAAACTGAATGAGTTCAGCATG ATCTACAGAAGGGAGTCTGTATTTCCTACACTATGTAATCTCAAGCATTTGGAATTACCATTGCATGAAGATGATGATAGCGCTCTTCTGCAACTATCTTCCTTCATGAAGGCAGCTCCGTTATTGCATACACTTGTGTTGCAG TTACGCTATTCAATGAGAAGGAAAGGACCCTTTCCCAATAAGAAAGCTGCCAAGTGCTTGCATAACAACCTCAAGGTGGTGGAAATTGTAAGATATATATATACATGTACCACACGTCATATTGATCTTGTGAAGTACGTGACGAAAGCTGCTATGAATTTGGAGAAAATTGTTTTTCATAGTGACTGTGACCGGGATTACCGCTCAAGAGTTAGACTAGTCCAGACGGAATTCGAGCTTGTTGAAAGGAGAAAAGAATGTTTGTCTCATGTTCGGATGATTAAGAAAAAGTTGCCTGCAAGTGTAGAAGTTGTTTGCCTCTAG
- the LOC101300280 gene encoding 3-ketodihydrosphingosine reductase-like translates to MIRNMASSGTSSRGIAAIVGVGPNLGRSIARKFAHEGYTVAILSRDLGRLSKFADEIAREEKSQVFAIRIDCSESRSVREAFEGVLSLGFVEVLVYNAYQPVSWNPSKFSDIRIDSLEKSLAVSSVGAFHCAQQVLPGMIERGRGTILFTGCSASLKGIAGYSELCCGKFALRALSQCLSMEFQPYGVHIAHVIVDGIVGPPRGGTSSNSSSRIAGVGSGGDGSLDPDAVAQTYWHLHIQDRSAWTQEIDLRPSIPPRYC, encoded by the exons ATGATACGCAACATGGCAAGCTCCGGTACCAGCAGCCGGGGCATCGCGGCCATTGTGGGCGTTGGACCAAATCTAGGTCGGTCAATCGCCCGCAAGTTCGCCCACGAAGGCTACACGGTGGCCATTCTTTCCCGTGATCTTGGCAGACTGTCGAAATTTGCTGACGAAATAGCGAGGGAGGAGAAATCTCAAGTGTTTGCCATAAGAATCGACTGCTCTGAGTCTCGCAGCGTGAGGGAGGCCTTTGAGGGTGTTCTTTCTCTTGGCTTTGTTGAGGTGCTGGTCTATAATGCTTACCAGCCGGTTTCTTGGAACCCCTCAAAGTTCTCCGACATTCGGATCGACTCCCTAGAGAAGTCCCTTGCCGTTTCTTCTGTCGGAGCCTTTCACTGCGCTCAACAG GTTCTTCCTGGTATGATTGAAAGGGGAAGGGGGACGATTTTGTTCACCGGATGTTCGGCTTCACTTAAAGGCATTGCTGGCTACTCTGAACTAT GCTGTGGGAAATTTGCACTGAGAGCGCTATCACAATGTTTGTCCATGGAGTTCCAACCTTATGGTGTACACATTGCCCATGTTATTGTTGACGGTATCGTCGGACCGCCTAGGGGCGGCACATCATCAAATTCGAGTTCAAGAATTGCCGGAGTAGGAAGTGGCGGAGATGGGTCATTGGACCCGGACGCGGTGGCTCAAACCTACTGGCACTTGCACATTCAAGACCGGAGCGCTTGGACCCAAGAAATCGACCTCCGTCCTTCAATACCTCCCAGATATTGCTAG
- the LOC101300563 gene encoding uncharacterized protein LOC101300563, which produces MSTREGKRAFICISSSSSSSDEEGDEPVEDSDDHYSDEDDHDDDNDEPNEDEDHSDDESLCNKVMRFLKEGKDLECLSLKECKAYLRKHGLRISGTKLICIQRIEEHQRLKDGNGEALYPRSSFVINCTGDVCKGDVVLFTQKVYQKFDKMKRHGRSLGKRVVAGRVVKESYGAARQQHTFTVEVIWSRGVKELSPLFPLLVKGRNLYKMKTFRQHWSNEAERSIVLAEKHRRGGAARLVKVMKKSKKMTANGGMKCQNQSRFSKPNNMRKSKELERRKHARSASHNGFFPHRAAPVSKQMSFQQNERSKSSQHSSKRKKAAHPNIDQIPTLLSQPDPRIRHLSQVESQHRNAPYPYYSHPIGSTSTMLRYPNETDANTFVLPASQFPSFTNNNYSHYGFIDPVYNRELNIQNQLSRLDAGRPFDPYISGAGTYGHRGRGRR; this is translated from the exons ATGTCCACCAGAGAAGGCAAGCGCGCCTTTATTTGTATCTCTTCGTCTTCTTCCTCCTCTGACGAAGAAGGCGACGAACCAGTAGAAGACAGCGACGACCATTATTCCGACGAGGATGATCACGACGACGACAATGACGAGCCGAACGAGGATGAGGATCACAGTGATGATGAGTCTCTCTGCAACAAAGTCATGCGTTTCCTCAAAG AAGGGAAGGATTTGGAGTGTTTGAGTCTTAAAGAATGCAAAGCCTATTTGCGGAAGCACGGGCTTAGAATTTCAGGAACCAAATTGATTTGTATCCAAAGAATTGAAGAGCACCAGAG ATTAAAAGATGGAAATGGTGAAGCATTGTATCCCAGATCATCCTTTGTGATTAACTGTACAG GTGATGTCTGTAAGGGAGACGTCGTCCTCTTCACTCAGAAAGTTTATCAGAA GTTTGATAAGATGAAGAGACATGGAAGAAGTCTTGGGAAGAGAGTTGTTGCCGGCAGGGTTGTGAAGGAAAGCTATGGTGCGGCTAGACAACAACATACTTTTACG GTTGAAGTGATATGGAGCAGGGGAGTAAAGGAGCTGTCTCCATTATTTCCTCTGCTTGTGAAGGGTCGCAATCTCTACAAAATGAAAACTTTTAGACAG CATTGGAGTAATGAAGCTGAAAGATCCATAGTTCTAGCTGAGAAGCACAGACGAGGTGGAGCAGCAAGACTTGTCAAAGTGATGAAAAAATCAAAGAAAATGACTGCAAATGGAG GTATGAAGTGCCAAAATCAATCCCGATTTTCTAAACCAAATAATATGCGAAAGAGTAAAGAATTGGAAAGGAGGAAGCACGCGAGATCTGCAAGTCATAATGGCTTTTTTCCTCATCGAGCAGCCCCAGTGTCAAAACAGATGAGCTTCCAACAAAATGAAAGGAGTAAATCCTCTCAACATTCTAGTAAGCGTAAGAAAGCAGCTCACCCTAATATAGATCAAATTCCAACTCTCCTGTCACAGCCTGATCCTCGTATCCGTCACCTCTCTCAAGTAGAATCTCAACACAGGAATGCACCTTATCCATATTATAGTCATCCCATAGGCTCCACTTCAACCATGTTGAGATATCCTAATGAAACTGATGCTAATACATTTGTCCTACCTGCATCACAGTTTCCCAGCTTCACTAACAACAATTATAGCCACTATGGCTTCATAGATCCTGTCTACAATCGGGAATTGAACATCCAGAATCAATTATCAAGGTTGGATGCTGGCAGGCCATTTGATCCCTATATTTCAGGAGCTGGGACTTATGGACATAGGGG GAGAGGGCGAAGATGA